The Stenotrophomonas sp. NA06056 genome segment GAAGCCCAGCGTGGCGATCTTCGCCTTCTCCGGCTTCAGGTCCTGGTTCGGCTGGGTCATGCGCGCCACGGTGCGGCTGCAGTCCACGTTGAGCAGGCTCTTGCCCAGATCGACGTCACCGCCGCGCTGCGACTTCAGCAGCAGGTTGGCGATGGCGTTGGTCTCGGCGCAGCGCAGTTCATCACGGAAGCCGCCCAGCTGCGCGTACACGCCGCCGTTGCCGGACTCGGCCAGGCTGGGGGCGCGGAAGCCGGTGGAATAGGTGCCGCGCAGCATCAGCTGGTCGAACGCCTGGTACTTGAAACCGATCTTCGGCGCGACGTTGGCGCTGAAGTTCGGGTACTTGTCCACGCGCACGGCGGCATCCAGCTCCAGCTTCTCGGTGATCGGCGCCACCGTTTCAGCGAACAACGCATAGGTATTGCGCGCACCATCGAACCACGAGCCACCCTGCTGGGTGATCAGGCCGGCGGCCGCGTCGGCGTTGCCGGGGGTGTAGAAGGTTTCGCGGCTGGCGTTGAAGCCGAACGCGGCGCGCATGTCACCAGCCGGCAGCTTGAACAGCGGGCCTTCGATCTTGCCGTCCAGGGTGTGCAGGCGCGTCCACGACTGGATGTCGAAGGTCGGGAAGGCTTCACGGATCAGGGCACCATTGGCCTCGCTGATTTCACCGAACTTGTACGCGGGATGGTCGGAGATGATCACCCGGCCCGTGGTCGGGTCGATGCTGTACGGGCCGAAGGCTTTCTCGAAGCCCTTCACGTTGACGTTGATCGTCTGGTAGGTGGTCGAGTGCGTGCCGGCGGTGGCGAACGCGGTTTCCCAGTTCCAGTCACCGAAGTTGCCACGCGCGCCCGTCAGCACGCGGTAGCTCTTGTCGGTATTGCGCTGGCCGAAGTAGTTGGCGCCGGCATCCTGCAACAGGTACTGCAGGCCGACCACACCACCCATCATGGCCTTCAGCTCGGGGCTGGCGTGGTTGTATTCGTTGTTCGGGCCCAGGAACGGGTACAGGAACTGGTTGACGTTGTTGCCGGTGTCGCGCGAGAACCAGCTGGTCGGGTTGCCGGTGGTGGTGCCGTAGCTGCGCGGTGTACCGCCGTTGGCACGCAGGTCGATATCGGTATAGGTGGCCTCGGCGAAGATCTCGGTGCTGTCGCCCACCAGGAAGGTGCCGTTGAGGTAGGCGGTGTTGCGCTCGGACTTGGCGCCTGCGTCGATCTCGTTGTTCATCCAGGTTTCCCAGACGCAACGCGGGCCGGCGGCTTCACTGGTCAGCACGTTCCTGCAACCCGGTGCGGCTTCCTGCACGCGGCGGCCGGTGACCGGATCAAAAGCGAAGTAGCTGCCCGGGTTGAACTCGCCTGGCTTGCTGCCCACGCCCAGGCGCAGGTTGGTCAGGTAGTTGGGGTTGTTGACGTAGTACTGGTCCGGGCGCTTGTCATAAAAGTCGGCCAGGGGGATCGCGTCGCGGCGGTACATGTTCACCGCGCCATAGATGTTGAAGCGGTTCTCGGTGAGGTCACCGAAGCCGGCGGTGATGCTGGCCTGGCGCTCGCCGTAGGAATCGATGCGCGAGGAGGTGTCGTTGGTGAAGCTGATCTCCGCGCCCTGGAAGTTGCGCTTGGTGATCACGTTGATCACGCCGGCCACCGCGTCGGTGCCGTACACGGCCGAGGCGCCGTCGGTCAGCACTTCCATGCGTTCGATGGCGGCGGCGGGAATTGCATCGATGTTGACGAACTGGGTCTGGAAGCCCGCGGGCGCGCCGTAGTACGACAGGCGACGGCCATTCAACAGCACCAGCGTGCCCTGTGCACCGAGGCCGCGCAGGTTGGCCTGCGATGCGCCGTCGGAGCCGGTGAACAGCGAGCGCGAATCCTGCTGCGCGGGCCGTGCAGCCGGCAGGTTGTCGAGCACCTGCAGCAGCGTGCGCGCACCCATGTTCTGGATGTCCTGCTTGCTGATCACCTGCACCGGCGAGGCGGTTTCAACGTCGGTGCGGCGGATGTTGGAACCGGTGACCTCGATGCGGGCCAGATCGGTGGCCTTGTCCTTGCTCTCCTGGGCGAAGGCAGGAACGGCGACCGACAGCAGCACGCCGGCAATGGCCAGCGACAGCGGTGCGATCGAGCGACAGGGGGGGCGGTGGTGGCGGGCGGGCAACATCGGGGTTCTCTCCTGGCAGGGGTGCGGCGCGAATGGTGGATCGGCGGGCAAAACGCTCCCGGGCCACGGCCGTGAGGGCCGTAGTCGGAATGGGCGGGGGAGGAGCGGTGTTACGTGGCGGTCATGGGGCGACGATGCTGGCGGAGTCGCCCTCCTGGCCGATCAGCACGGCGTTGGCCCAGTTGGCACAGACCTGGGCGGGTTGGCTGCCCTGCGCACCCAGCGTGCGCAGGCTCAGGGTGGAGAGGCCACGGATGTCCAGCTCCGGCTTGACCACGCCGGGTGCCTTCACCAAGCCGCTGTCGTACAGCAGATGGTTGTCACCCCAGACCTGGAACTGCAGGCCACCGGCCGTGCGGCAGGCGTCGTCGATGCCGAGGTCGGCACGCAGCAGGCGCCAGCCGCCCTGCAACCGCAGGTCGATGCGGCTGTTGGCTGCCACGCCGAGGCCACGGCGGAACTGCAGGCCGTTCATGCGCATGCCGGCGTCGCCAGTGAACGCCTTGTCGGCGCGCACCTGGCTGGCCAGCGCGGCCGGCACCGGCAGCTCGGAGAGATAGCGCTGCCGGGCCGGTCGCTCCGGTTCCTGGTGTTCAAGGATGTGGAAGGTGGACAGGGCAATCGGGCCGACGTCGCGCGGCTGCAGCGCATCGAAGGCACGCGCACTGCCCTGCGCTGCGGTGACCATCGGATCGCTACTGCTGGCGCCGTCACCTTCGGGGTTCTGCACGCTCAGCACGCGGAAGCGCAGCAGGCGGCCGGCGTGGGCCGGGAAATCGATGCGCTGCACGCCTTCCTTCAGCTGCAGGTGGCCGCGGGCGATCGGTTCACCCCACTGGCCATTGCTGTCGCCCAGGTACACCTCGTAGTCGCGCACCTGGCCGTGCTTCCAGTTCTTGTCGTTGCGCGGCGCGATGTCGATGCCGTCGATCATCCTGCGTTCGCCGAAGCCGATCACCCACTCATGGGCGCCGGTGCGGACGGCCTGATTGCGTACGCTGCGGAACCAGGTGGCCGGATCATCATCGAAGGCATTTTCCAGCGCATGGCCGGGTTCTTCGGCCGGGCGGTTGACCACCAGCAGGCTGTCGGCCGGCAGTTCACGGCCCAGCACCGGCGCGGCCGGGTAGGCATCGTCGGCGGCTGCGGCGGCCACCGCGAAGTCCAGCTGCAGCTGCAGCGGCTGGCGGATGTCCTGCGCAGAAGTGCGTACATGCAGGGTGCCGCGACGCTCCTTGGCGTCGAAGTACCAGCCCTCGTTGGCGCTGTTGAATGCGGCTGCGTCGGCCAGCGCAGGCAGCGCGCGGCCAGCGGCCTGCACCGCACGCGGCGCCTGCCGGCTGAGCACGCGCAGGCCGTAGCGTCGCTGCGCCAGCTGGCCGTTGTACTGGCCCTGCACTGCATCGATCTGCACCTGCACCGGGCCACTGCCCTGCGCCGGCGCCTGCACGCGGATCAGCTGCGTGCTCGACTCACCCTGCTGGTAGCGGCGCGTATTGCCATCGTCTTCGTACAGCGTGTACTGCGCGTCGCCCTGCGGGTACAGGTCGAAGGTCACTTCATCCAAGGGCTTCTCACCGTCGAACAGCATCGACGGGTACATCGGCAGGATCGCACCGGCGCGCACGAACAGCGGCAGCGTGGCCAGGTCCACCTGGCGGTCGAGCTGACGACCATCGGCACCGGCCTGCACGCGGCGGC includes the following:
- a CDS encoding TonB-dependent receptor codes for the protein MLPARHHRPPCRSIAPLSLAIAGVLLSVAVPAFAQESKDKATDLARIEVTGSNIRRTDVETASPVQVISKQDIQNMGARTLLQVLDNLPAARPAQQDSRSLFTGSDGASQANLRGLGAQGTLVLLNGRRLSYYGAPAGFQTQFVNIDAIPAAAIERMEVLTDGASAVYGTDAVAGVINVITKRNFQGAEISFTNDTSSRIDSYGERQASITAGFGDLTENRFNIYGAVNMYRRDAIPLADFYDKRPDQYYVNNPNYLTNLRLGVGSKPGEFNPGSYFAFDPVTGRRVQEAAPGCRNVLTSEAAGPRCVWETWMNNEIDAGAKSERNTAYLNGTFLVGDSTEIFAEATYTDIDLRANGGTPRSYGTTTGNPTSWFSRDTGNNVNQFLYPFLGPNNEYNHASPELKAMMGGVVGLQYLLQDAGANYFGQRNTDKSYRVLTGARGNFGDWNWETAFATAGTHSTTYQTINVNVKGFEKAFGPYSIDPTTGRVIISDHPAYKFGEISEANGALIREAFPTFDIQSWTRLHTLDGKIEGPLFKLPAGDMRAAFGFNASRETFYTPGNADAAAGLITQQGGSWFDGARNTYALFAETVAPITEKLELDAAVRVDKYPNFSANVAPKIGFKYQAFDQLMLRGTYSTGFRAPSLAESGNGGVYAQLGGFRDELRCAETNAIANLLLKSQRGGDVDLGKSLLNVDCSRTVARMTQPNQDLKPEKAKIATLGFVYEPASWLSVSADYWFIYRDNEIVAPDYRRAEDIISSSRSPITDSDRANLAQLAAMCADPASGVSCPGTLPGYSAGNVASVVGQYKNRGKTLIDGFDIDARSRFSLGEWGGLNIGLAATIANRNRFYMDEQNGWYYGDVVGYYNNPRLRATLNADWTYKQVTTSMFVNYVGGTKWATDQIDEESNNKETCTGGYLALQKSKCDGAPSWWTANMSVTWRPDDAWNLSFTVKNLFNRLPFYDPNSFLGDSSDYATIFGRGYSVTIGYRFK